The following proteins are encoded in a genomic region of Sulfurimonas sp. HSL3-7:
- a CDS encoding M48 family metallopeptidase, which yields MTLKYLSHYSETTREQVVALIKAEKLPRFLTQKYPVCHNYKTDKTLYDYTLDIKNSYLKKTQPISKVVYDGKIHVINNALGLHTFASRVQGSKLKSKNEIRIASMFKNVPEQFLRMIIVHELAHLKEKEHNKAFYKLCEHMEPSYHQLEFDTRLYLTCIDHFGKLY from the coding sequence ATGACCTTAAAATATCTTTCGCATTACAGCGAGACGACGAGAGAGCAGGTCGTTGCGCTGATAAAAGCTGAAAAACTGCCCCGTTTTCTCACGCAAAAATATCCGGTTTGTCATAACTATAAAACAGACAAAACCCTTTATGACTACACTCTCGATATAAAGAACAGTTACCTCAAGAAGACACAGCCGATCAGCAAGGTGGTTTATGACGGCAAGATCCATGTCATCAACAACGCGCTCGGTTTGCACACCTTCGCCTCCCGGGTGCAAGGATCGAAGCTTAAAAGTAAAAACGAGATCCGGATCGCATCGATGTTTAAAAATGTCCCGGAGCAATTTTTACGTATGATTATCGTCCATGAACTCGCCCATCTTAAAGAGAAAGAGCATAACAAAGCCTTCTACAAACTCTGTGAGCATATGGAACCCTCTTACCATCAGCTGGAATTCGACACCCGCCTCTACCTCACCTGCATCGACCACTTCGGAAAGCTCTATTAG
- a CDS encoding biopolymer transporter ExbD has protein sequence MKQRKKFDQINVIPLIDILLVLLVMVITTATFIKQGILPIELPEAKASDKKEDQKEFDIYITKEGKYHLDKKEISISDLEEKLKSIDPEQTVVLRSDKDASFQHFVTVMDMLKKLEHKQLYIVTKE, from the coding sequence ATGAAGCAGCGTAAAAAATTCGATCAGATCAATGTGATCCCGCTGATCGATATCTTGCTGGTGCTGCTGGTGATGGTCATCACGACGGCCACCTTTATCAAGCAGGGTATCCTGCCGATAGAACTCCCGGAGGCAAAGGCGTCCGATAAAAAAGAGGATCAAAAAGAGTTTGATATCTACATTACGAAAGAGGGAAAGTATCATCTCGATAAAAAAGAGATCTCTATCAGTGATCTTGAGGAGAAACTGAAGTCGATAGACCCTGAACAGACCGTCGTGCTGCGCAGTGATAAAGATGCGAGTTTTCAGCATTTTGTCACCGTGATGGACATGTTGAAAAAACTCGAACACAAACAGCTCTATATCGTCACAAAAGAGTAA
- a CDS encoding NUDIX hydrolase, producing MIETPYVAADGIVEIYIDSTFKGIVLIDRLNPPYGTALPGGFMDIGETIEACLKREMKEEIGLDVEIEHLLGLYSDPSRDPRFHTISAVYICRADALPQAGDDAKSAKVVVLDELEKELFVFDHGKIIEDYLAFRGE from the coding sequence ATGATAGAGACACCCTATGTCGCAGCTGATGGCATTGTCGAGATCTATATTGACAGTACGTTCAAAGGCATTGTCCTGATCGATAGGCTGAACCCACCTTACGGAACTGCACTGCCGGGCGGTTTTATGGATATCGGCGAGACGATAGAGGCCTGTCTGAAACGGGAGATGAAAGAGGAGATCGGCCTGGATGTTGAGATCGAGCATCTGTTGGGGCTCTATTCCGATCCTTCACGTGATCCGCGTTTTCACACAATCTCAGCGGTTTATATCTGCCGGGCTGATGCACTGCCGCAAGCAGGCGATGATGCAAAGAGTGCCAAAGTGGTCGTGCTGGACGAGCTTGAGAAAGAATTGTTCGTGTTCGATCACGGCAAGATTATCGAAGACTATTTGGCCTTTAGGGGCGAATAA
- a CDS encoding EAL domain-containing protein, giving the protein MSEQLFKPAIRLMKRVSPDVKNLSFLLGALLLIAGSALYTLEYGLSNTPYLYLILTFLLLWLYFYSANIYSLKQSIEQITKTLDEIAQGGYASRVENVSAGEFDRIAGSGNAMLATLQQKSAFLEEYKRVVDASAPLVKTDIDGHITYVNAAYEKLSGYSADALIGHSHAIVRSDQTSDDYLETFWTTILNKEIFKGEFQNRNREGKMFYVESTVVPILDEKGEIFEFISIMFDITARKEQEQELEHRLYIDRLTALPNRTALHRALERSSEHKLILINIDDFNTINTIYGERIGDELLVRFAHKLQTMLSNENLKLFHLSADEFAILADKKVSADFFREDVVLLSHQLNVIELQCFAHTITVRARIGAAAGSENENLRSLISMASLALRDAKKRQQSYAFYSDSADNLLHLEENFLTLEMLDFALNNQTVNVHFQAIANTETHEIEKFEALVRITDRDGKVHYPSEFIPIAKGARLYSQLSMEVFAQTIKMAQHNPSFDFSFNIEMADILDPKSSYFILSRLRQSGCAERIVFELVESQELEGSEEVYRFFKLIKEEGAKIAIDDFGSGYSNYAYLMKLGVDIVKIDGSLVADITTNLNNKRIVKSIINIIHDLGMKVVTEFVEDREIYQMIVLLGADYAQGHFIEKATNLDVTALLQRGEQEV; this is encoded by the coding sequence ATGTCAGAGCAGCTCTTTAAACCGGCAATCAGGCTGATGAAAAGAGTTTCGCCGGACGTGAAAAACCTCTCTTTTCTTCTCGGTGCCCTCCTGTTAATAGCCGGATCCGCTCTGTACACTTTGGAATATGGACTCTCAAACACGCCCTACCTCTATCTGATTTTGACATTTTTACTGCTTTGGCTCTATTTTTACAGTGCCAATATCTACAGCCTCAAACAGAGTATCGAACAGATCACAAAAACACTTGATGAGATTGCTCAGGGCGGGTACGCTTCGCGGGTGGAGAATGTCAGTGCAGGCGAATTTGACCGCATCGCAGGTTCCGGCAATGCGATGCTTGCCACCTTGCAACAGAAAAGTGCTTTTCTTGAAGAGTATAAGCGGGTGGTCGATGCCAGCGCACCTCTTGTCAAGACGGATATCGACGGGCATATCACCTATGTCAATGCGGCGTATGAAAAGCTCAGCGGCTACAGTGCAGATGCGTTGATCGGTCACTCCCATGCTATTGTCCGTTCAGATCAGACAAGCGACGATTATCTGGAAACGTTTTGGACGACGATCTTGAACAAAGAGATTTTCAAAGGTGAGTTTCAGAACCGTAACAGAGAGGGCAAGATGTTCTATGTCGAATCAACGGTCGTGCCTATTTTGGATGAGAAGGGGGAGATCTTTGAATTCATCTCGATCATGTTCGATATTACGGCGAGAAAAGAGCAGGAACAGGAACTTGAGCATCGGTTGTATATCGACAGGCTGACCGCCTTGCCAAACAGAACGGCGCTGCACCGGGCGTTGGAACGTTCGTCCGAACATAAGCTGATCCTGATCAATATCGATGATTTCAATACCATCAATACGATCTACGGCGAACGTATCGGTGACGAACTGCTGGTCAGGTTCGCTCATAAACTGCAGACAATGCTCTCGAACGAGAATTTAAAGCTTTTTCATCTTAGTGCAGACGAATTTGCGATCCTGGCAGATAAAAAAGTCTCGGCGGACTTTTTCCGAGAGGATGTGGTCTTGCTCTCACACCAGCTCAATGTGATCGAACTGCAATGTTTTGCCCATACGATTACGGTCCGCGCCCGTATAGGTGCGGCGGCAGGGTCTGAAAATGAGAACCTCCGTTCACTGATCTCCATGGCCTCGCTTGCCTTGCGCGATGCCAAAAAGCGCCAACAGTCCTACGCTTTTTATTCGGACAGTGCAGATAACCTTTTGCATCTTGAAGAGAACTTTTTGACCTTGGAGATGCTTGATTTTGCACTTAACAACCAGACGGTCAATGTCCATTTTCAGGCGATAGCCAATACAGAAACACATGAGATAGAGAAGTTCGAAGCCCTGGTGAGAATCACAGACAGGGACGGAAAGGTGCACTACCCCAGCGAGTTTATCCCCATTGCCAAGGGGGCACGGCTCTACAGCCAACTTTCGATGGAGGTCTTTGCCCAAACCATAAAGATGGCACAGCACAACCCCTCTTTTGACTTCTCGTTCAATATCGAGATGGCGGATATCCTGGACCCGAAGAGCAGCTATTTTATTCTTTCCAGACTGCGTCAATCCGGCTGCGCTGAGCGGATCGTCTTTGAGCTGGTCGAATCGCAGGAGCTTGAAGGCAGCGAAGAGGTCTACCGCTTTTTTAAACTGATCAAAGAGGAGGGCGCCAAGATCGCCATCGATGACTTTGGAAGCGGGTACTCCAATTACGCATATCTGATGAAGCTCGGTGTTGATATCGTCAAGATCGACGGTTCATTGGTCGCCGATATTACGACCAATCTGAATAACAAACGTATTGTCAAGTCCATTATCAACATCATCCACGATCTTGGGATGAAGGTGGTTACCGAATTTGTTGAGGACAGAGAGATTTACCAGATGATTGTACTTTTAGGCGCTGACTATGCACAGGGGCATTTTATTGAGAAAGCGACTAACCTTGACGTCACGGCCCTCTTGCAAAGAGGAGAGCAGGAGGTATGA
- a CDS encoding START domain-containing protein, whose product MMRRYVGILLLLFSLLQADNWELTKESDGVAVYTRNVEGSPFLAFKGVTVVEGSVDALVAILYDTPAAPAWLHQCRLAMTLEEVRFEENYVFQIYDLPFPVSDRQLILRSTLFFTENGVRVEMHEANTFCDEQQSDRCQKAKASDLIPIKRSRGHYLFIPQDEKRTKVIWQHHIEPGGSIPGWLANALVVDVPYNSLSDLRTLVKEEKYRSMTIEKLQRLWQKQYKAFH is encoded by the coding sequence ATGATGCGACGGTATGTCGGCATCTTGCTTTTGCTCTTCTCCCTTTTGCAGGCGGACAATTGGGAACTGACAAAAGAGAGTGACGGTGTTGCTGTGTACACCCGAAACGTTGAAGGTTCACCGTTTCTAGCGTTTAAAGGGGTAACTGTAGTCGAGGGAAGCGTTGACGCCCTGGTCGCAATCTTATATGATACGCCCGCCGCTCCTGCGTGGCTGCATCAATGCCGTTTAGCCATGACCCTCGAAGAGGTGCGTTTTGAAGAGAACTATGTTTTCCAAATCTATGATCTCCCATTTCCCGTCAGTGACCGTCAATTAATCCTGCGTTCAACGCTTTTTTTTACAGAGAACGGTGTACGGGTTGAGATGCACGAGGCCAACACCTTTTGCGATGAGCAACAGAGTGATCGCTGTCAGAAGGCAAAGGCGTCAGATCTTATCCCGATCAAAAGATCCCGAGGCCACTATCTCTTTATTCCCCAGGATGAGAAGAGAACGAAAGTCATTTGGCAACACCATATTGAACCCGGCGGCAGCATTCCGGGGTGGCTGGCCAATGCGCTGGTCGTTGATGTTCCCTATAACTCGTTGTCCGATCTGAGAACACTGGTCAAAGAGGAGAAATACCGTTCTATGACGATAGAAAAGCTGCAAAGACTGTGGCAAAAGCAATATAAAGCGTTCCATTAG
- a CDS encoding DUF308 domain-containing protein → MSDDYESKSRWIGTLFIIIGIIAGVYASFSTFAPATVISATMVVSGLISFFLTKKLNPDVLASRIKTHLLILFGLLFLLLPYGESGTARVIATAYFLGAMSCDLFFASMTRKNRTAFAWLANALFSALFAYLVAFQTFSAKAIGIFIALTLIFDGLSVLYSGRKIFIRP, encoded by the coding sequence TTGAGCGATGACTACGAGTCCAAAAGCAGATGGATCGGCACGCTCTTTATCATCATCGGCATCATCGCAGGGGTCTACGCCAGCTTTTCAACATTTGCACCGGCAACTGTCATCAGTGCAACGATGGTGGTGAGCGGTCTCATCTCTTTCTTTTTGACCAAAAAACTCAATCCGGACGTCCTGGCCAGTCGCATAAAGACACATCTTTTAATACTGTTTGGACTGCTCTTTCTGCTCTTGCCCTACGGCGAGAGCGGCACGGCACGTGTTATCGCCACAGCCTATTTTCTCGGGGCCATGTCATGCGATCTGTTTTTCGCCTCTATGACCCGTAAAAACCGTACGGCCTTTGCCTGGCTGGCAAACGCTCTTTTTTCGGCTCTCTTCGCCTATCTTGTAGCTTTCCAGACATTCTCCGCCAAAGCGATCGGTATCTTCATCGCATTAACGCTCATCTTTGACGGCCTAAGTGTTCTCTACTCCGGGCGCAAGATCTTTATTCGCCCCTAA